A single region of the Dietzia lutea genome encodes:
- a CDS encoding aldehyde dehydrogenase family protein: protein MTTIARELPEAVQKFLADSPKGLWIDNSYSEGGGALIETHDPAQGIALASVQSATPADVDRAVTSAEAAQHEWQRLPGEARGRILWRIADLVEDRLEELATLEVLDSGRPITIARGEIAGVVKTFRYFAGWATKVEGRVFEPSSGEFLAYARREPVGVCAGIIPWNVPLVALAWKVAPALAFGNVMVLKPAELTPLTAMVFAEITLDAGLPPGVLNVVNGPGPVTGRALAEHPKVRKIAFTGSGEVGRKISEYSLGNLKRVTLELGGKSPNIFFPDAPKDHVLGAAIASFTNSGQACTAGSRTFVHEEIYDEFLEGLVGAARGLTIGHGLEENTQMGPLISAQQADRVMDYIEIGRSEGRVVAGGERIKVDGCTGDAFIQPTVFVDVPIGSRIEREEIFGPVTIVSAFRDEDEVLALANDTEFGLAAGIWTTDGRRAHRLAHQLQAGVVWINSYFAGDPAAPFGGYKQSGQGREKGEQAMEMYTEVKSVWSKLS from the coding sequence ATGACCACGATAGCTCGTGAGTTGCCCGAGGCCGTCCAGAAGTTTCTCGCGGATTCGCCGAAGGGCCTCTGGATCGATAACTCATACTCGGAGGGAGGTGGTGCCCTGATCGAGACGCACGATCCGGCTCAAGGGATTGCCCTGGCCAGCGTTCAATCCGCCACGCCCGCCGATGTCGATCGTGCTGTCACCTCGGCCGAGGCCGCGCAGCACGAGTGGCAACGACTGCCGGGGGAGGCCCGAGGACGCATTCTCTGGCGGATCGCGGATCTCGTAGAGGATCGTCTCGAGGAGTTGGCAACGCTGGAGGTGCTCGACAGCGGACGCCCGATCACCATCGCTCGCGGTGAGATCGCGGGAGTGGTGAAAACGTTCCGCTACTTCGCTGGCTGGGCCACCAAGGTCGAGGGCCGGGTCTTCGAGCCTTCCTCCGGTGAGTTCCTCGCGTACGCGCGCCGCGAGCCCGTCGGCGTGTGTGCGGGAATCATTCCTTGGAACGTTCCGCTCGTCGCACTGGCGTGGAAGGTCGCTCCGGCTTTGGCGTTCGGCAACGTGATGGTGCTCAAGCCGGCAGAACTCACGCCGTTGACCGCCATGGTCTTCGCTGAGATCACGTTGGACGCAGGGTTGCCGCCGGGCGTTCTGAACGTGGTCAACGGGCCGGGCCCCGTCACGGGCCGCGCCCTGGCCGAGCACCCGAAGGTCCGGAAGATCGCGTTCACGGGCTCCGGCGAGGTCGGCAGGAAGATCAGCGAGTACAGCCTCGGCAATCTCAAGCGAGTGACGCTTGAGCTCGGAGGAAAGAGTCCGAACATCTTCTTCCCCGATGCCCCCAAAGACCACGTCCTCGGCGCCGCTATCGCCAGCTTCACCAACAGCGGGCAGGCATGCACCGCGGGGTCCAGGACCTTTGTGCACGAAGAGATCTACGACGAGTTCCTCGAAGGCCTGGTCGGAGCTGCTCGTGGCCTGACGATCGGGCACGGGCTCGAGGAGAATACGCAGATGGGACCGCTGATCTCTGCCCAGCAGGCCGATCGGGTGATGGACTACATCGAAATCGGCCGCAGCGAAGGCCGGGTCGTCGCCGGCGGCGAGCGCATCAAGGTCGACGGCTGCACCGGCGACGCCTTCATCCAGCCCACCGTCTTTGTCGACGTCCCGATCGGCTCGCGCATCGAGCGGGAGGAAATCTTCGGTCCTGTGACGATCGTGTCGGCATTTCGCGACGAGGACGAGGTACTAGCGCTGGCCAACGACACCGAGTTCGGGCTAGCCGCCGGCATCTGGACAACCGACGGTAGACGAGCCCATCGTCTCGCGCACCAGCTCCAGGCGGGCGTGGTGTGGATTAACTCCTACTTCGCCGGGGATCCCGCAGCACCGTTCGGCGGCTACAAGCAGAGCGGCCAAGGTCGCGAGAAGGGAGAGCAGGCTATGGAGATGTACACCGAGGTCAAGTCGGTCTGGAGCAAGCTGAGCTGA
- a CDS encoding NAD(P)-dependent oxidoreductase: MVTTDSPNGLDQAPKVGLIGTGQMGTAFARIFLQAGRSVTVWDIDPSRCADAVKLGAREVASPDRCVAASDLTIVCVTTYESSESVLRKDEVLAALSGSTVLQLTTGTPDDARATADWMTDAGAAYLDGAIFNYPRSIGTPDGHILYSGPKEPAELYAPTLSLLGGGVEYVGDDPGLASTFSNALAAAFYHVLVAGWLEAIAPALDAGATPQQLQRLFKNVTMPTMLEAFEHFALQIEQNEFSEPEAPISRILEALDPMPTRLKGLGYRTDLFDTTMNYLRDATDAGYGEEGFAGLLQLLRHKE; encoded by the coding sequence ATGGTTACTACAGACTCTCCGAACGGCCTCGACCAGGCCCCGAAGGTCGGCCTGATCGGCACCGGCCAGATGGGAACCGCCTTCGCTAGGATCTTCCTCCAGGCGGGCCGCAGCGTCACCGTGTGGGACATCGATCCGAGCCGGTGCGCCGACGCGGTGAAACTCGGAGCGCGCGAAGTCGCATCTCCCGATCGGTGCGTCGCCGCCTCCGATCTCACCATCGTGTGCGTCACGACGTACGAGTCATCGGAGTCCGTGCTGCGTAAGGACGAGGTGCTCGCGGCGCTCTCTGGCTCCACCGTCTTGCAACTGACGACCGGCACACCAGACGACGCCCGAGCGACCGCGGACTGGATGACAGACGCTGGGGCGGCGTATCTCGACGGCGCCATCTTCAACTATCCCCGATCCATCGGTACCCCGGACGGTCACATCCTCTATTCGGGGCCGAAGGAGCCGGCTGAACTCTACGCACCCACCCTCAGCCTCCTGGGCGGAGGAGTCGAATACGTCGGCGACGATCCGGGGCTGGCAAGCACGTTCAGTAACGCCCTCGCCGCGGCTTTCTACCACGTCCTGGTGGCGGGCTGGCTGGAGGCTATCGCGCCCGCACTCGATGCCGGTGCCACACCGCAGCAGCTGCAGCGGCTCTTCAAGAACGTGACGATGCCAACGATGCTCGAAGCGTTCGAACATTTTGCGTTGCAGATCGAGCAGAACGAGTTCTCGGAGCCCGAAGCGCCGATCTCTCGGATCCTGGAAGCGCTGGATCCGATGCCCACTCGCCTCAAGGGCCTCGGGTACCGGACAGATCTGTTCGACACCACGATGAACTACCTGCGCGACGCGACAGACGCGGGATATGGCGAAGAGGGGTTCGCGGGGTTGCTTCAGCTGCTCCGTCACAAAGAATAA
- a CDS encoding cytochrome P450, which produces MTNVETAHRNIDELPILDEIEAPDFGADLATMARNRFENPYQGLLRTSTGQPVAYRNSDVFECLNSSNFTHFTYESQAAFAEALPPEERKGWNRFWKSSSFVKRAPEHQPLKNLSSRRLAMKVMDRYRDVASKVFQERLLVVADGSTIDYADDFVKPAINEFMRRITGLGHDEFDPIAKSGFGFAYYSSPLDPSIDQVREASLSVDDYLERFGSALNRQIERGEPELARELGADFNKMSEHDKPVSAGEAFADSLLDAFHTMVGLVSAVNMELTKHPDVWAQVSADPGLISAAYLEASRLHPGAIVHERDAVVDTVLDGVAIPAETSVLLLLTFANLDPEVFPDPAAFKLERANRNKQVTFGGGRYTCTGRHLARMISEEAIRVMTRPNVEIALEGEVTWEPAYTLHVPSSMPVSIKLH; this is translated from the coding sequence ATGACAAATGTCGAAACCGCCCACCGCAATATCGACGAGTTGCCAATTCTTGACGAAATCGAAGCGCCTGACTTCGGCGCCGATCTCGCAACGATGGCGCGCAATCGGTTCGAGAACCCATATCAGGGATTGCTAAGGACAAGCACAGGTCAACCGGTCGCGTATCGGAACAGCGACGTATTCGAGTGCCTCAATTCTTCCAACTTCACCCATTTCACCTATGAAAGCCAGGCGGCATTCGCGGAAGCACTTCCGCCGGAAGAGCGAAAAGGTTGGAACCGATTCTGGAAAAGCTCGAGCTTCGTCAAGCGTGCGCCCGAGCATCAGCCATTGAAGAATCTGTCCAGCAGGCGGCTGGCAATGAAGGTCATGGACCGCTACAGGGACGTGGCATCCAAGGTGTTCCAAGAACGCTTGTTGGTCGTGGCTGATGGCTCGACGATCGACTATGCAGATGACTTCGTCAAGCCCGCCATCAATGAATTTATGCGCCGCATCACTGGTCTAGGTCACGACGAGTTTGATCCGATCGCGAAAAGTGGGTTCGGTTTCGCCTATTACTCCAGTCCATTGGACCCGAGTATCGATCAGGTCCGTGAGGCGAGCCTTTCAGTTGATGATTACCTGGAAAGGTTCGGGTCTGCGTTGAACCGCCAGATCGAACGAGGCGAACCGGAGCTCGCCAGGGAGTTGGGCGCCGATTTCAACAAGATGTCGGAGCATGATAAGCCAGTCAGTGCGGGGGAGGCGTTCGCGGACTCGCTCCTTGATGCGTTCCACACCATGGTCGGACTTGTCAGCGCAGTCAACATGGAGCTAACGAAGCACCCTGATGTATGGGCTCAGGTGAGCGCGGACCCGGGGCTTATCAGCGCCGCGTACCTTGAAGCCTCCCGGCTTCATCCGGGAGCGATTGTCCATGAACGGGACGCCGTTGTTGATACCGTGTTGGACGGCGTCGCCATTCCGGCTGAGACCTCAGTTCTCTTGCTGCTTACATTTGCGAATCTCGATCCCGAGGTCTTTCCGGATCCGGCTGCATTCAAGCTCGAACGCGCGAACCGCAACAAGCAGGTTACGTTTGGTGGTGGTCGCTACACCTGTACCGGGCGACATTTGGCGCGAATGATCAGCGAGGAGGCGATCCGAGTGATGACACGCCCCAACGTCGAAATCGCTTTGGAAGGTGAGGTCACCTGGGAACCCGCCTACACTCTGCACGTGCCATCGTCGATGCCTGTGTCGATCAAGTTGCACTGA
- a CDS encoding flavin monoamine oxidase family protein, whose protein sequence is MTYDAIVVGGGLAGLTAAYRLQTEGASVLALEASDRPGGRVLNEYLNGNPVEGGGEWVNPESEQYVDLIREVGGDVYPVREGGDSIWHYEGENVRYSDWKPPLNGDDSAFLHAVEALQAIAADIPIDAPWDAERAVDLDRRTVAEFLDAEAGDAAARAYLDVRMQMTYGLAPSRVSLLYAAAAVASFGLPWSQAVRGALRVKGGPQDVAIRLAERLGDSMRYGSPVLAIDNSTRGEVRVVTPNGTHLARRVVVAMNPLDARLIDFTPELPPRRELLHRQTQNGLVIKMHLLYETPFWRDAGLSGGSVSDLSALPCTFDNTPDGVTDIGILGGFVGHHGSHSRNLGLPHGFFDDAAKRRELVVESIARRFGPEAHNYLEYRETDWLREPYISCVDSPMPPGLMTLVGDATVAPCGDIHWASSEMSLRYRGSMAGAVHEGARAATEVLAGL, encoded by the coding sequence GTGACTTATGATGCGATCGTTGTCGGCGGAGGACTGGCGGGCCTGACCGCGGCTTATCGGCTGCAGACCGAGGGCGCTTCAGTGCTCGCCCTCGAAGCGTCGGATCGTCCGGGTGGCCGCGTTCTCAACGAGTATCTCAACGGCAACCCCGTCGAGGGAGGCGGCGAATGGGTGAATCCCGAGAGCGAGCAATACGTCGATCTCATCCGCGAGGTGGGGGGAGACGTGTATCCGGTTCGGGAGGGGGGTGACAGTATCTGGCACTACGAAGGTGAGAACGTTCGCTACAGCGACTGGAAACCTCCGCTGAATGGCGACGATTCAGCGTTTCTGCACGCCGTCGAGGCGCTCCAAGCCATCGCAGCGGACATCCCGATCGATGCGCCGTGGGATGCCGAACGCGCAGTGGACCTGGATCGGAGGACTGTCGCCGAATTTCTCGACGCGGAGGCTGGCGACGCCGCTGCGCGCGCGTACCTCGATGTGCGGATGCAGATGACGTACGGCCTGGCACCGTCGCGGGTTTCCCTGCTGTATGCCGCGGCGGCTGTCGCCTCGTTCGGCCTGCCCTGGTCGCAGGCCGTCAGAGGCGCGCTGCGCGTGAAAGGGGGGCCCCAGGATGTCGCGATCCGGCTCGCGGAGCGCCTCGGCGACTCCATGAGGTACGGCTCGCCGGTGCTGGCGATCGACAACAGCACCCGCGGTGAAGTGCGAGTCGTGACCCCGAACGGGACGCACCTAGCTCGTCGAGTTGTCGTTGCCATGAATCCTCTGGATGCGCGGCTCATCGACTTCACGCCGGAGCTGCCCCCGAGGCGTGAGTTGCTCCACAGGCAGACGCAGAACGGGTTGGTCATCAAGATGCACCTGTTGTACGAAACGCCATTCTGGCGCGATGCCGGTCTCAGCGGGGGGAGCGTCAGCGACCTGAGCGCCTTGCCTTGCACCTTCGACAACACCCCGGACGGCGTGACCGATATCGGGATTCTCGGTGGGTTCGTCGGCCACCACGGATCCCATAGTCGGAACCTTGGGTTGCCGCACGGCTTCTTCGACGACGCCGCCAAACGCCGCGAGCTGGTAGTGGAGTCGATCGCACGCCGCTTCGGCCCCGAAGCCCACAACTACCTAGAGTACCGCGAGACCGATTGGCTTCGCGAACCGTACATCTCGTGTGTTGACAGCCCGATGCCACCCGGCCTCATGACGTTGGTCGGAGACGCGACGGTCGCTCCATGCGGCGACATCCACTGGGCTTCGTCCGAGATGTCACTCCGCTATCGGGGGTCGATGGCCGGCGCCGTCCACGAAGGCGCGCGCGCGGCGACCGAAGTCCTCGCAGGCCTCTGA
- a CDS encoding IS110 family transposase, whose protein sequence is MGKSDPHDAHRITAAVLVLECDQLRRPRLADGVRAALRVLVTARDHMTSERTATINALIARLRTVDLGIDARRVLTSTQLVTISRWRARDEDLGIATAEARPSVLPNL, encoded by the coding sequence GTGGGCAAATCCGACCCGCACGATGCTCATCGCATCACTGCTGCGGTACTCGTTCTGGAGTGCGACCAATTGCGCCGTCCGCGCTTGGCTGACGGTGTGCGGGCCGCGCTGCGGGTACTTGTGACCGCCCGTGATCACATGACCTCCGAGCGCACCGCCACCATCAACGCACTGATCGCGCGTCTGCGTACCGTCGACCTTGGCATCGACGCCCGCCGAGTACTGACGAGCACGCAGCTCGTCACCATCTCCCGGTGGCGTGCACGTGATGAGGACCTCGGTATCGCCACCGCCGAAGCGAGACCCTCCGTCTTGCCAAACTTGTAG
- a CDS encoding acyl-CoA dehydrogenase family protein — protein sequence MSTTTASPPFEPLDPAGIDDLLSADEKAVRDSVRQLCNERIDPHVAEWFEQGAIEDVRGLAKELGALGVFGMHLDGYGCAGMSATEYGLACLELEATDSGVRSLVSVQGSLAMFAIWRWGSEQQKQEWLPRMAAGEAIGCFGLTEPDIGSDPGSMRTRARRDGNDWILDGRKMWITNSSVADVAVVWAQTDQGVRGFVVPTDTPGFSAPEIKHKLSLRASVTGEIVLDGVRLPHSAALPEVRGLKGPLSCLNEARYGIVWGAMGAARSSLAAALSYANERTQFGKPISGYQLTQQKLVDMNLEYTKGVLLALHLGRYKDAGKLRPEQVSLGKLNNVREALEICRTARTILGANGISLEYPVIRHMNNLESVLTYEGTVEMHTLVVGQAMTGHSAFH from the coding sequence ATGAGTACGACGACCGCCTCGCCGCCGTTCGAGCCGCTCGACCCCGCAGGAATAGACGACCTGCTCTCTGCCGACGAGAAGGCCGTGCGCGACTCCGTCCGTCAGCTGTGCAACGAGCGGATCGACCCGCACGTCGCCGAGTGGTTCGAGCAGGGTGCGATCGAGGACGTCCGCGGCCTCGCAAAGGAGCTCGGCGCGCTGGGTGTGTTCGGCATGCACCTGGACGGCTACGGCTGTGCCGGCATGTCCGCGACCGAGTATGGCCTGGCCTGCCTCGAGCTGGAGGCCACCGACTCGGGCGTTCGCTCGCTGGTCTCGGTCCAGGGGTCGCTGGCCATGTTCGCGATCTGGCGCTGGGGGTCGGAGCAGCAGAAGCAGGAGTGGCTGCCGCGCATGGCCGCCGGCGAGGCAATCGGGTGCTTCGGACTGACCGAGCCAGACATCGGGTCGGACCCCGGCAGCATGCGCACCCGCGCCCGCCGCGACGGCAACGACTGGATCCTCGACGGCCGGAAGATGTGGATCACCAACTCCTCGGTCGCCGACGTCGCTGTCGTGTGGGCCCAGACCGACCAGGGCGTACGCGGGTTCGTCGTACCCACCGACACCCCCGGCTTCTCCGCCCCCGAAATCAAACACAAGCTCTCGCTGCGCGCCTCGGTGACCGGCGAAATCGTGCTCGACGGCGTACGGCTCCCCCACTCCGCGGCGCTACCCGAGGTCCGCGGCCTCAAGGGACCGCTCAGCTGCCTCAACGAGGCCCGCTACGGCATCGTCTGGGGAGCCATGGGCGCCGCCCGGTCATCCCTCGCCGCCGCGCTGTCCTACGCAAACGAACGCACCCAATTCGGCAAACCCATCTCCGGCTACCAACTCACCCAGCAAAAACTCGTCGACATGAACCTCGAGTACACCAAAGGCGTCCTGCTCGCACTGCACCTCGGACGGTACAAGGACGCCGGAAAACTCCGACCCGAGCAAGTCAGCCTGGGCAAGCTCAACAACGTGCGCGAGGCGCTCGAGATTTGCCGTACGGCGCGCACCATCCTCGGCGCCAACGGCATCTCGCTGGAATACCCCGTGATCCGGCACATGAACAACCTCGAATCCGTGCTCACCTACGAAGGCACCGTCGAAATGCACACCCTCGTCGTTGGCCAGGCCATGACCGGACACTCCGCGTTCCACTGA
- a CDS encoding CaiB/BaiF CoA transferase family protein: MSRPLEGIVVADFSRVLAGPLATATLADLGAKVIKVERSGMGDDTRNWGPPWTGNSSSYFECANRSKQSIELDLSDPSDLALARELARRADVVVENFKAGALDRRGLGYGEVSASNPGVVYCSITGFGSAGGAGLPGYDFLVQAVGGLMSITGPPGEPTKAGVALVDVLTSKDAVVAILAALHARQRDGLGQRIEVNLLSSLLGSLANQASAFLATGTAPGGMGNRHPSIAPYETLAAKDGQLALCCGNDRQFRNLARVLGRPGLATDPRFTTNGDRVRHRHALVAALEDALAAGTVEAWTQRLTAVGVPAGKVGDIADAFGLAASLGLEPIVEVGGDASPQVRSPLTFSRTPIDAYTPPPRLGQHNDQIRHWLTKENHR; the protein is encoded by the coding sequence ATGAGCCGGCCGTTGGAGGGCATTGTGGTCGCGGACTTCAGCCGTGTGCTGGCGGGACCGCTCGCCACCGCTACTCTGGCCGACCTCGGCGCCAAGGTGATCAAGGTCGAGCGGTCCGGTATGGGTGACGACACCCGGAACTGGGGGCCACCGTGGACCGGAAACTCGAGCTCGTACTTCGAGTGCGCCAACCGGTCAAAGCAGTCCATCGAACTCGACCTCAGCGATCCGTCAGACCTGGCGCTGGCGCGCGAACTCGCCCGTCGCGCCGATGTGGTCGTGGAGAATTTCAAGGCGGGCGCGCTGGATCGTCGCGGGCTCGGCTACGGCGAGGTCAGCGCGAGCAACCCCGGTGTCGTCTACTGCTCGATCACCGGCTTCGGCTCGGCCGGCGGAGCCGGCCTGCCCGGCTACGACTTCCTGGTCCAGGCGGTTGGCGGGCTGATGAGCATCACCGGCCCTCCGGGCGAGCCCACGAAGGCCGGCGTTGCCCTCGTCGACGTGCTCACCTCCAAGGACGCCGTGGTTGCGATCCTCGCCGCTCTGCACGCCCGGCAACGGGACGGCCTTGGCCAGCGCATCGAGGTGAACCTCCTGTCCAGCCTGCTCGGGTCGCTGGCCAACCAAGCCTCGGCCTTCCTGGCGACCGGCACCGCGCCCGGCGGCATGGGGAACCGGCACCCGTCCATCGCGCCCTACGAGACCCTCGCTGCAAAAGACGGACAGCTCGCGCTGTGTTGCGGCAACGACCGCCAGTTCCGGAACCTCGCCCGGGTGCTCGGGCGGCCCGGGCTCGCCACCGATCCGCGCTTCACCACCAACGGCGACCGGGTCCGGCACCGGCACGCCCTCGTTGCGGCCCTCGAGGACGCGCTCGCCGCCGGCACCGTCGAGGCCTGGACGCAGCGTCTGACCGCGGTCGGCGTTCCGGCGGGCAAGGTCGGCGACATCGCCGACGCGTTCGGCCTCGCCGCGAGCCTCGGCCTCGAACCGATCGTCGAGGTCGGCGGCGACGCCTCGCCCCAGGTGCGCAGCCCGCTCACCTTCTCGCGCACCCCGATCGACGCCTACACTCCGCCGCCGCGGCTGGGCCAGCACAACGACCAGATCCGCCACTGGCTAACCAAGGAGAACCACCGATGA
- a CDS encoding gamma-glutamyltransferase family protein, which yields MVCPEMRAAEVGWDILERGGNAMDAAVAVALMQCVVVPPMAGLGGYGALLYWDGERRRVHGLDFSTYAGSRARPDQWADSAGSLMPDRFGYAVDGLRNDIGYQAVGVPGTADGLGRAHEQWGSLPWRAIVEPAARAAREGFPTSSQTAVLFEAPGQPGRASALERMTATPAAAEVFARDGRLLQLGEVCVQDDLARTLDVMAEQGYRSFYDGEIGRVIAAEFERHGGHVTLEDLHGYRARAFDPLTLTYRGRRIYSTAPPLGGLMICQMLRVLENFELSGYDPHAAPKISLVVEAMKYAMDSRHRIGADPGGRSAIEALLDPAAVRDQADRMRRGERLAVTPPVSVESPDTTHVIVVDDHGNSVSLTHSLGYSAGVIPEGTGALFNNLMNSFNPRPGFIDSIGPGKRPPSSISPTFVVDETGKLQVAIGALGATRIVTAITQTLVNLLDHDMTPVEAVSAPRVDCQGGAIEAEGRLPAHLCSDLERHGYVVNRHALNYDPYFASVQIAARDASGHWDAAVDPRRDGGAPLSTEAQRRLMSNVHDGSRT from the coding sequence GTGGTCTGCCCGGAGATGAGGGCTGCAGAAGTGGGGTGGGACATCCTGGAGCGCGGCGGCAACGCGATGGACGCCGCCGTCGCCGTCGCGTTGATGCAGTGTGTGGTGGTACCGCCGATGGCCGGATTGGGGGGTTACGGAGCGCTGCTCTACTGGGACGGCGAGCGCCGTCGGGTCCACGGCCTTGACTTCTCCACTTATGCAGGCAGCCGCGCGCGGCCGGATCAGTGGGCTGATTCCGCTGGGTCCCTGATGCCAGACAGATTCGGTTACGCGGTCGACGGCCTACGCAACGACATCGGGTATCAAGCAGTCGGCGTACCGGGAACCGCCGACGGATTGGGCAGGGCGCACGAGCAGTGGGGCTCGCTTCCGTGGCGGGCCATCGTTGAGCCAGCTGCGCGGGCAGCGCGCGAAGGGTTCCCGACCTCCTCACAGACGGCTGTCCTGTTCGAGGCCCCAGGCCAGCCCGGCCGCGCGTCGGCGCTCGAGCGCATGACGGCCACCCCGGCTGCGGCAGAGGTTTTCGCACGCGACGGCCGCCTGCTCCAGCTGGGAGAGGTCTGCGTACAGGACGACCTGGCACGCACGCTCGACGTGATGGCCGAGCAGGGGTACCGCTCCTTCTACGATGGTGAGATCGGCCGGGTGATCGCCGCGGAGTTCGAGCGGCACGGTGGGCACGTCACGCTGGAGGATCTGCACGGGTACAGAGCGCGGGCATTCGACCCCCTGACGCTGACCTACCGCGGGCGGCGGATCTACTCGACTGCTCCCCCGCTCGGCGGTTTGATGATCTGCCAAATGCTGCGCGTGCTGGAGAACTTCGAGTTGAGCGGGTACGACCCGCACGCCGCACCGAAGATTTCCCTCGTCGTCGAGGCGATGAAGTACGCCATGGACTCACGCCACCGGATCGGCGCCGATCCGGGTGGACGGTCGGCGATCGAGGCGCTGCTCGACCCAGCTGCGGTGCGCGACCAGGCGGACCGGATGCGACGGGGCGAACGCCTAGCCGTCACGCCGCCCGTCTCGGTCGAGTCGCCCGACACGACCCACGTCATCGTGGTCGACGACCACGGCAACAGCGTCTCGCTGACGCATTCTCTCGGTTACAGCGCCGGCGTGATCCCGGAAGGAACCGGCGCCCTGTTCAACAACCTGATGAACTCGTTCAACCCAAGGCCGGGGTTCATCGACTCGATCGGTCCGGGGAAGCGCCCTCCCTCGAGCATCTCGCCGACCTTCGTGGTCGACGAAACAGGAAAGCTGCAGGTGGCAATCGGCGCCCTCGGCGCGACGCGCATCGTCACAGCGATCACGCAGACCCTCGTCAACCTCCTCGATCACGACATGACACCAGTAGAAGCGGTGTCTGCTCCCCGCGTCGACTGTCAGGGTGGCGCGATCGAAGCAGAGGGGCGCCTTCCTGCCCATCTGTGCTCGGACCTCGAACGCCATGGGTACGTCGTCAACCGCCACGCCCTAAACTACGACCCCTACTTCGCCAGCGTTCAGATCGCTGCACGCGATGCTTCCGGTCACTGGGACGCTGCCGTGGATCCGAGGCGGGACGGCGGCGCGCCGCTGTCCACCGAAGCCCAGCGGCGCCTGATGTCGAACGTCCACGACGGATCACGCACGTGA
- a CDS encoding histone-like nucleoid-structuring protein Lsr2 translates to MAQQFRVRFIDDLDGTDLGETANTISFAFEGKEYTIDLGDDNAEEFRKAVAPYIEAGHRVTGSKAKTARKTAAPSGNTKAIREWARNNGYDVSDRGRIPADVAAAYAAAN, encoded by the coding sequence ATGGCTCAGCAATTTCGGGTGAGATTCATCGACGATCTCGACGGAACCGACCTAGGCGAGACGGCGAACACTATCTCTTTTGCCTTTGAGGGCAAGGAGTACACCATCGACCTCGGCGATGACAACGCCGAGGAGTTCCGGAAGGCCGTGGCGCCGTACATCGAGGCCGGCCATCGGGTGACCGGAAGTAAGGCCAAGACCGCCCGCAAGACTGCGGCCCCGTCCGGAAACACCAAAGCGATACGCGAGTGGGCCCGAAACAATGGCTACGACGTCTCCGACCGCGGACGGATTCCCGCTGACGTAGCCGCCGCATACGCAGCTGCCAACTAG
- a CDS encoding Txe/YoeB family addiction module toxin: MLLVWDDNAWQDYLWWQQQDRKILKRINLLLQDITRNGNEGIGKPEPLKYDFAGYWSRRITDEHRLVYKVTDTEVRIATCRYHYG; this comes from the coding sequence GTGCTGCTCGTCTGGGACGACAACGCCTGGCAGGACTACCTCTGGTGGCAACAACAGGACCGCAAGATCCTCAAACGCATCAACCTGCTCCTGCAAGACATCACCCGCAACGGCAATGAAGGCATCGGCAAACCCGAACCCCTCAAATACGACTTCGCCGGCTACTGGTCCAGACGCATTACCGACGAGCACCGACTCGTCTACAAAGTCACCGACACGGAAGTCCGTATCGCCACCTGCCGCTACCACTACGGGTGA
- a CDS encoding type II toxin-antitoxin system Phd/YefM family antitoxin, with protein sequence MKTMSYTESRARYAEVLDGVTNDREEVIITRAGHEPVVMVSLDDYESLRETAHLMRSPANARRLLDAMERLESGRGQARDLLDED encoded by the coding sequence ATGAAAACCATGAGCTACACCGAGTCCCGGGCCCGCTACGCCGAAGTCCTCGACGGGGTCACCAACGACCGCGAGGAAGTCATCATCACCCGCGCCGGTCACGAACCGGTGGTGATGGTCTCCCTCGACGACTACGAGTCGCTGCGCGAGACCGCCCACCTCATGCGCTCGCCAGCCAACGCGCGCAGGCTTCTCGACGCGATGGAACGTCTCGAGTCCGGCCGCGGCCAGGCGCGCGACCTGCTCGACGAAGACTGA